From Scleropages formosus chromosome 1, fSclFor1.1, whole genome shotgun sequence, a single genomic window includes:
- the dnmt3ab gene encoding DNA (cytosine-5)-methyltransferase 3A isoform X4, with amino-acid sequence MNAMEECAGEESRKEEREAVIGPPSPPPPAQQQQQQQQQPTDPASPTVATTPEPVPVGSGDKATPKSTDMEPEYEDGRGFGIGELVWGKLRGFSWWPGHIVSWWATGRSRAAEGTRWVKWFGDGKFSVVCVEKLLPLSSFSSAFHQPTYNKQPMYKKAIYEVLQVAGTRAGKIFPACPDSDESDTSKSVDLQNKQMIEWAMTGFQPTGPKGLEPPEAPQPVSVFSHINAEERNKEVYPEMWVEPEAAAYTPPPPAKKPRKSTTEKPKMKEIIDEGTRERLVYEVRQKCRNIEDICISCGSLNVSLEHPLFTGGMCQSCKNCFLECAYQYDDDGYQSYCTICCGGREVLMCGNNNCCRCFCVECVDLLVGPGAAQAAIKEDPWNCYMCGHRNVYGLLRRRDDWPCRLQHFFANNHDQDFDPPKLYPPVAAEKRKPIRVLSLFDGIATGLLVLKDLGIQVESYIASEVCEDSITVGIVRHQGRIMYVGDVRNVTRKHIQEWGPFDLVIGGSPCNDLSIVNPARKGLYEGTGRLFFEFYRLLHEARPKEGDDRPFFWLFENVVAMGVSDKRDISRFLECNPVMIDAKEVSAAHRARYFWGNLPGMNRPLTAMTNDKLDLQDCLEHGRTAKFGKVRTITTRSNSIKQGKDQHFPVYMNEKEDILWCTEMERVFGFPVHYTDVSNMSRLARQRLLGRSWSVPVIRHLFAPLKEYFACV; translated from the exons ATGAACGCGATGGAGGAGTGTGCCGGGGAGGAGTCTCGGAAAGAGGAGAGGGAAGCGGTGATCGGCCCTCCGTCCCCACCCCCGcctgcacagcagcagcagcaacagcagcagcagcccacaGATCCCGCCTCTCCCACAGTGGCCACCACCCCAGAACCTGTGCCCGTCGGGAGCGGTGATAAGGCCACACCCAAATCCACAGACATGGAGCCCGAATATGAG GACGGCCGGGGGTTTGGGATTGGTGAGCTGGTCTGGGGGAAGCTGCGTGGGTTCTCCTGGTGGCCGGGCCACATCGTGTCATGGTGGGCAACTGGGCGGAGCAGGGCTGCGGAGGGAACCAGATGGGTCAAGTGGTTCGGCGATGGAAAGTTCTCTGTG GTGTGTGTAGAGAAGCTGCTCCCCTTGAGTTCCTTCTCCAGCGCCTTTCACCAACCAACGTACAACAAGCAGCCCATGTACAAGAAAGCAATCTATGAGGTGCTTCAG GTGGCCGGCACGCGAGCGGGCAAGATCTTCCCCGCCTGCCCCGACAGCGACGAGAGCGACACGTCCAAGTCCGTGGACCTGCAGAACAAGCAGATGATCGAGTGGGCCATGACGGGGTTCCAGCCCACCGGGCCTAAGGGCCTGGAGCCCCCAGAAG CGCCTCAGCCTGTCAGTGTTTTCTCCCATATTAACGCAG AGGAGCGCAACAAGGAAGTTTACCCTGAGATGTGGGTGGAGCCCGAAGCAGCTGCAtacacccctccccctccagccaaaAAGCCCCGCAAGAGCACAACGGAGAAGCCCAAGATGAAGGAAATCATCGATGAGGGGACGCGAG aGAGACTTGTGTATGAAGTCagacagaaatgcagaaacataGAAG ACATTTGCATCTCCTGCGGAAGCCTGAACGTATCCCTGGAACACCCCCTCTTTACCGGAGGCATGTGCCAAAGCTGCAAG AACTGCTTCCTGGAATGCGCGTATCAGTACGACGACGACGGCTACCAGTCCTACTGCACCATCTGCTGCGGAGGACGCGAGGTGCTCATGTGTGGAAACAACAACTGCTGTCG GTGCTTCTGCGTGGAGTGCGTGGACCTCCTGGTGGGCCCTGGGGCAGCGCAGGCAGCCATCAAAGAGGACCCATGGAACTGCTACATGTGCGGCCACAGGAACGTTTACGGACTGCTGAGACGCCGCGATGACTGGCCGTGTCGCTTGCAGCACTTCTTCGCCAACAACCACGACCAGGACTTC GACCCGCCAAAGCTTTACCCGCCGGTTGCTGCCGAGAAAAGGAAACCCATTCGCGTCCTCTCGCTGTTCGATGGTATCGCGACAG GGCTGCTGGTGCTAAAAGACCTCGGGATCCAGGTGGAAAGCTACATCGCATCAGAGGTGTGCGAGGACTCCATCACTGTGGGCATCGTGCGCCACCAGGGCCGCATCATGTACGTGGGAGACGTGCGGAACGTCACGCGCAAACAC ATTCAGGAGTGGGGCCCCTTCGACCTGGTCATCGGCGGGAGCCCGTGCAATGACCTCTCCATCGTCAACCCTGCGCGGAAGGGCCTCTACG AGGGCACGGGCCGCCTGTTTTTCGAGTTCTACCGACTGCTCCATGAAGCCCGTCCCAAAGAGGGGGATGATCGGCCCTTCTTTTGGCTGTTCGAGAATGTGGTGGCCATGGGTGTCAGTGACAAGAGGGACATCTCCCGCTTTTTGGAG TGTAACCCTGTGATGATTGATGCCAAGGAAGTGTCAGCCGCTCACCGTGCCCGCTACTTCTGGGGCAACCTGCCTGGGATGAACAG ACCACTGACAGCCATGACTAATGACAAGCTGGACCTGCAGGATTGTTTGGAGCATGGAAGAACAGCCAAG TTCGGCAAAGTGAGAACCATCACCACTCGGTCTAATTCTATCAAGCAGGGCAAAGACCAGCACTTCCCAGTCTACATGAACGAGAAGGAGGACATTCTGTGGTGCACTGAGATGGAGAG GGTGTTCGGCTTCCCTGTCCACTACACAGACGTGTCCAACATGAGTCGGCTTGCCAGACAGAGACTCTTGGGAAGGTCGTGGAGCGTGCCCGTCATCCGTCACCTGTTTGCCCCACTCAAGGAGTACTTCGCCTGTGTCTAA